In Candidatus Defluviilinea proxima, a single genomic region encodes these proteins:
- a CDS encoding LysM peptidoglycan-binding domain-containing protein yields MRKITCFLFLSVILILFAGITPIHKQTVYAQEPEPTTTLTPDLIPITPASLIEAVNALRLEHGLNALNAHPVLMQVAQTEAEGIANGMPGHWRPNGLTLGQWLLSLGYPLSGDLSLDGYRSENWGPAGTASDAVAMWLSDDIHTNTMLSPYRSDIGAGIAGGIAVLETALQTKSGQMQYGASVMLTGIVQTQVAYSGMGTVAAASGVPFEYSVPVAVSTARLDGDVIHEVQYGQTLWTLAELYHVHIEDIKRLNGLPDDNIVPGWKLLIQKKATQPAPITDTPLVLITSTSTSYPTAIPFHTNTPSVTVTIPSVPLGSQIKQNSTVVAALLIAFSILLAGIIGFGKKKEV; encoded by the coding sequence ATGCGTAAAATCACTTGTTTTCTATTTCTTTCTGTAATTCTGATCCTGTTTGCTGGAATAACTCCCATTCATAAGCAGACGGTTTATGCTCAAGAGCCTGAACCAACAACAACATTGACGCCTGACCTCATCCCAATCACGCCTGCGAGTTTGATTGAGGCGGTCAATGCTTTACGCTTGGAACACGGATTAAATGCGTTAAACGCTCATCCAGTCTTGATGCAAGTTGCGCAAACGGAAGCAGAGGGGATCGCAAATGGTATGCCCGGACACTGGCGCCCTAACGGACTGACATTAGGGCAATGGTTACTTTCTCTTGGATATCCGCTTTCGGGTGACTTGTCACTGGATGGATATCGTTCTGAGAACTGGGGCCCTGCCGGAACTGCAAGCGACGCGGTAGCTATGTGGTTGAGTGACGATATACACACCAACACCATGCTTTCGCCCTATCGCAGTGATATTGGGGCAGGTATTGCAGGGGGGATCGCAGTCCTTGAGACTGCCCTTCAGACCAAAAGCGGACAGATGCAATATGGTGCTTCCGTTATGTTGACGGGAATTGTACAGACGCAAGTTGCATATTCTGGTATGGGGACAGTGGCTGCGGCAAGCGGTGTACCGTTTGAATACTCTGTCCCTGTTGCTGTTAGTACGGCCCGCCTGGATGGGGATGTCATCCACGAAGTGCAATATGGCCAGACCTTATGGACTCTTGCTGAACTGTATCATGTGCATATCGAAGATATCAAGCGATTGAACGGGCTTCCCGACGATAATATTGTCCCTGGTTGGAAACTTCTTATCCAGAAAAAAGCCACGCAACCTGCACCGATAACAGATACTCCGTTGGTATTGATCACGTCCACTTCCACGAGCTACCCAACTGCAATCCCATTTCATACGAACACTCCCTCGGTTACAGTGACGATCCCTTCGGTGCCATTGGGCTCACAGATCAAGCAAAATAGCACAGTTGTTGCCGCGTTGTTGATCGCTTTTTCCATTTTGCTTGCTGGGATCATTGGCTTCGGTAAAAAGAAAGAAGTGTAA
- a CDS encoding biotin transporter BioY has translation MTTLAPTLSNRYFPRTTEWVRSLFLIVLGSLLLAGLAQIEIPLMPVPITGQTFGVLLIGAALGSKRGAATMILYITEGAMGLPFFAGGASGLGILTGATAGYLVGFVVAAYVIGWLAERGLERSVRTSIIPFLAGTVIIYIFGVAWLSTVVGGLGKAIEFGMLPFLFGDAVKLILASLALPSAWKLAKE, from the coding sequence ATGACAACTCTTGCACCAACACTTTCCAACCGCTACTTCCCTCGTACGACGGAATGGGTTCGTAGTTTGTTCCTCATTGTTCTGGGTAGTTTGCTCCTCGCAGGGCTGGCTCAGATCGAGATCCCCCTCATGCCTGTACCCATCACAGGGCAGACTTTTGGCGTTCTGCTCATCGGTGCAGCATTAGGGTCAAAGCGCGGCGCGGCTACAATGATCCTCTATATCACCGAAGGCGCGATGGGACTTCCCTTCTTTGCGGGCGGTGCAAGCGGACTTGGTATTCTCACCGGTGCGACAGCTGGCTACCTCGTTGGATTCGTCGTGGCGGCTTATGTTATAGGTTGGCTGGCAGAACGCGGGTTGGAAAGAAGCGTACGTACTTCCATCATCCCATTCCTCGCAGGCACGGTCATCATTTATATATTCGGCGTTGCATGGCTGTCCACAGTGGTGGGCGGCTTGGGCAAGGCTATCGAGTTCGGTATGCTTCCGTTCCTGTTCGGTGATGCGGTCAAGTTAATTCTTGCTTCACTGGCATTACCCTCGGCATGGAAGTTAGCAAAGGAATAA
- the obgE gene encoding GTPase ObgE has product MFTDQVEIYVRSGKGGDGMVHFHREKFITHGGPDGGDGGKGGDVVFEVRHTLNTLSAFSQNQKFKADDGVKGGPSQRSGKYGKDLVIPVPPGTLVYDADTGELIGDLTERGQRLIICKGGRGGRGNQHFATSRNQAPRTAEKGEPYEEKRVKLELKLIADLGLIGVPNAGKSTLLTALTNAKPKIAPYPFTTLEPNLGVAEIDVNTTVVLADIPGLIEGASTGAGLGHDFLRHIQRTRVLIHLLDGLSDDPIADYSQINTELSLFDPNLGKKPQVVALNKVDQPEVQERLEKIQKEFKKRKVEFMTISALARTNTRDLLIKAYQILQETPMPEIVELPMPVYKPKEDPRIFEITREGENEWRISGVAIERAAKMTYWEHDGSVRRFQKILDTLGIKDALRKAGVQDGDTVAINDFELEWQE; this is encoded by the coding sequence ATGTTCACAGACCAGGTAGAGATTTACGTTCGATCAGGCAAAGGCGGCGATGGCATGGTGCACTTCCATCGCGAGAAGTTCATCACGCATGGCGGGCCCGATGGCGGCGACGGCGGTAAAGGCGGCGATGTTGTTTTTGAAGTAAGGCACACGCTCAACACGCTTTCGGCCTTCAGCCAGAATCAAAAATTCAAGGCAGATGATGGCGTTAAGGGCGGGCCTTCGCAAAGGTCTGGCAAGTATGGCAAGGACCTCGTCATCCCTGTGCCGCCCGGCACGCTCGTGTATGACGCGGATACCGGCGAGCTCATCGGTGACCTGACCGAACGCGGGCAACGACTCATCATCTGCAAAGGCGGGCGCGGCGGACGCGGGAATCAACACTTTGCGACTTCGAGGAATCAAGCGCCTCGCACTGCTGAAAAAGGCGAACCCTACGAAGAGAAACGCGTCAAACTGGAATTGAAGCTGATCGCTGATCTTGGGCTGATCGGCGTCCCGAACGCTGGCAAATCCACATTGCTCACTGCGCTGACGAATGCCAAGCCGAAGATCGCTCCATATCCATTCACAACACTCGAGCCGAATCTCGGTGTGGCTGAAATTGACGTGAACACAACTGTCGTACTGGCGGATATCCCCGGTCTCATTGAAGGCGCCTCAACAGGCGCAGGGCTTGGGCATGACTTTTTGCGTCACATTCAACGCACACGTGTATTGATCCATTTGCTCGATGGCTTATCCGATGATCCCATCGCAGACTACAGTCAGATCAATACCGAGTTATCTCTCTTCGATCCGAATTTGGGGAAGAAGCCTCAGGTAGTAGCGCTCAACAAGGTGGACCAGCCCGAAGTCCAGGAAAGACTCGAGAAGATCCAAAAGGAATTCAAGAAGCGCAAAGTGGAGTTCATGACCATATCCGCTTTGGCACGCACGAACACACGCGACCTGTTGATCAAGGCATATCAGATCTTGCAAGAAACACCGATGCCAGAAATTGTCGAATTGCCGATGCCGGTCTACAAACCAAAAGAAGACCCGCGCATATTCGAGATCACACGTGAAGGTGAGAATGAATGGCGCATCAGTGGTGTTGCCATTGAACGCGCCGCGAAGATGACCTACTGGGAACATGACGGTTCCGTGCGCCGCTTTCAAAAGATCCTTGATACGCTCGGCATCAAAGATGCTTTGCGTAAAGCAGGTGTGCAGGACGGCGATACGGTAGCCATCAATGATTTTGAATTGGAGTGGCAGGAATAG
- a CDS encoding DedA family protein yields the protein MSDFILTQIINYGAPLIGLIVFIGALGIPLPGTLTIIAAGAFAKQGLLTWSSAALIALTFVVVGDCLSYAMGHYAREPILRRFQNNKNWTQAESTFKRWGGMAVVWSRFLVTGIAIPVNLIAGTSGYGIRRFLLYDLIGEAIWIFGYGGLGYLFGAEWEVISNLINNVSGLALGLVFLAIGVWLGVRRLRKNSLATSSAESPDATGIQ from the coding sequence ATGTCTGATTTTATACTCACTCAAATCATCAACTATGGCGCCCCGCTCATTGGGTTGATCGTGTTCATCGGCGCCTTGGGGATTCCGTTACCTGGAACATTGACCATTATTGCGGCCGGGGCATTCGCCAAACAAGGACTGCTCACCTGGAGCTCAGCCGCATTGATCGCACTCACATTTGTTGTGGTTGGTGATTGCCTCAGCTATGCCATGGGACATTATGCTCGTGAACCTATTCTACGCCGTTTTCAAAACAACAAAAACTGGACACAGGCCGAGTCAACCTTCAAACGCTGGGGTGGCATGGCTGTAGTGTGGAGTCGTTTCCTCGTCACTGGTATCGCCATCCCAGTCAACTTGATCGCAGGCACAAGCGGATACGGCATTCGCCGTTTCCTCCTCTATGACTTGATCGGTGAAGCGATCTGGATCTTCGGATATGGTGGGTTAGGCTATCTATTTGGCGCAGAATGGGAAGTCATCAGCAATTTGATAAACAATGTCAGCGGTCTTGCATTGGGTCTTGTCTTTTTAGCAATAGGCGTGTGGCTGGGGGTAAGAAGATTGAGAAAAAACAGCCTAGCTACTTCTTCAGCAGAATCGCCAGACGCGACAGGCATACAGTAA
- a CDS encoding sigma-70 family RNA polymerase sigma factor, which produces MDESLRHESVPYAMKLNKSRSEESFESIFHEYWSSIHRFLSRMVIDPAEAEDLALETFYRLYKHDPAEQDGSNTRGWLFKVATNLALQSIRSFKRREHYETSAGKDALIEIHEEQPPRIFAKKEEQHLVRMALGQMNARQTELLIMRHSGMAYKEIADALQLSPTSIGPLLLRAEREFEKQYRKLAQEEEK; this is translated from the coding sequence ATGGATGAATCCCTGAGGCACGAAAGTGTTCCTTACGCAATGAAGCTCAACAAGAGCAGGTCAGAAGAGTCATTCGAAAGCATTTTCCACGAGTATTGGTCATCGATCCACCGATTTCTCTCCCGCATGGTCATCGACCCGGCAGAAGCGGAAGACCTTGCCCTGGAAACCTTTTACCGACTCTATAAGCACGATCCTGCTGAACAGGATGGTTCCAATACGCGCGGCTGGCTCTTTAAAGTTGCCACAAACCTCGCATTGCAATCCATTCGAAGTTTCAAACGACGGGAGCACTACGAGACCAGCGCAGGCAAAGATGCATTAATTGAGATCCACGAAGAGCAGCCACCCAGAATTTTCGCAAAAAAAGAGGAGCAGCATCTTGTCCGCATGGCACTTGGTCAAATGAACGCACGCCAGACAGAGCTTTTGATCATGCGCCATTCAGGCATGGCCTACAAAGAGATCGCGGACGCACTGCAACTGTCCCCAACATCCATCGGTCCACTGCTCTTACGGGCAGAACGCGAATTCGAGAAGCAATACCGGAAACTCGCCCAGGAGGAAGAAAAATGA
- a CDS encoding ABC transporter ATP-binding protein produces the protein MQGEVFGFLGPNGAGKTTSMKMLLGLIEPTSGSAFLLGKPIGNRKVMSQVGFLPEHFRFQEWLTAAEFLLLNGQLLKMTKKNLKQRMNELLERVGLSDFRDKQLRTFSKGMLQRIGLAQALLNRPALVFLDEPTSGLDPVGRRLVRDVIHEVRAQGTSVFLNSHLLSEIEVTCDRVAFIRHGEVARILDLSSLSADQTSVTIRVANFSAESLGGLSQWGKDMQLDGEFIHMIIPSDSVLPEITRYLVAQHAEVYAITPNRMSLEDIFIETVGKDGGL, from the coding sequence ATGCAGGGTGAGGTGTTCGGTTTCCTTGGGCCCAACGGCGCTGGGAAAACAACATCGATGAAGATGTTGCTGGGGTTGATCGAACCAACATCCGGTTCAGCCTTCCTGCTTGGGAAACCGATCGGGAATCGCAAGGTCATGTCTCAAGTCGGATTTCTCCCTGAACATTTTCGTTTTCAAGAATGGCTGACTGCGGCTGAATTTTTATTGCTCAACGGTCAATTACTCAAGATGACCAAAAAGAATCTCAAGCAAAGGATGAATGAATTGCTTGAAAGGGTGGGACTCTCCGATTTTCGCGATAAACAATTACGTACATTCTCAAAAGGGATGCTGCAACGAATTGGGTTGGCACAGGCTCTGTTGAACAGACCAGCTTTGGTTTTCCTGGATGAACCGACCTCAGGGTTGGACCCGGTCGGTCGTCGCCTCGTCCGTGATGTGATCCATGAAGTCCGCGCGCAAGGGACATCCGTATTTCTGAACTCGCACTTACTAAGCGAGATCGAAGTGACTTGTGACCGGGTCGCGTTCATTCGCCACGGCGAAGTGGCGCGCATACTGGACTTATCATCATTGTCTGCCGACCAAACAAGCGTAACCATCCGTGTTGCCAATTTCTCCGCAGAGTCATTGGGCGGACTCTCACAATGGGGCAAGGATATGCAATTGGATGGCGAGTTTATTCATATGATCATCCCAAGCGATTCTGTCCTGCCTGAGATCACGCGGTATCTTGTGGCGCAACATGCAGAGGTGTATGCGATCACGCCGAACCGCATGTCATTGGAGGATATTTTCATCGAAACTGTCGGCAAGGATGGTGGGTTATGA
- a CDS encoding ABC transporter permease subunit codes for MNAIWILTKLTFREAMRRRIMLAGLVLGIAFIVIYSLGLHFILEQVALAAKAAIAENPSVPQSAQNIIGVETMNGFLMAGLYAVTFLSITMAALLGADTLAGEINSGTIQTIVTKPIRRADVVLGKWLGFAGLLGLYVLLMGGGVVLSMFLQTGYTPDNLLAGLLLIYMEAVLIMSVTVTCSAAFPALATGGIVFGLYGLSFIGGWIEQFGAVFHNQTAVQIGIFTSLIIPSESLWRRAAFEMQTPLAGVLGISPFGAVSVPSVLMVAYAGLYLVVTLVLSIRIFQKRDL; via the coding sequence ATGAATGCGATCTGGATACTTACAAAGTTAACTTTCCGCGAAGCAATGAGGCGGCGCATCATGTTGGCGGGGCTGGTACTGGGAATAGCATTCATCGTCATTTATTCGCTCGGTCTGCATTTCATTCTTGAACAAGTAGCCCTTGCTGCAAAAGCCGCTATCGCAGAGAATCCTTCTGTTCCGCAAAGTGCACAGAACATCATCGGTGTTGAAACCATGAACGGTTTTTTGATGGCAGGGCTGTATGCAGTGACCTTTCTGTCCATCACAATGGCTGCGTTGCTTGGTGCCGATACGCTTGCAGGTGAGATCAATTCAGGTACCATACAAACGATCGTCACAAAACCGATCCGTCGTGCAGATGTCGTTTTGGGGAAATGGTTGGGGTTTGCAGGGTTGCTCGGGCTGTATGTTTTGCTCATGGGCGGCGGAGTTGTCTTGAGCATGTTCCTGCAAACGGGCTACACCCCCGATAATCTATTGGCAGGGTTGCTGCTCATTTACATGGAAGCAGTACTCATCATGTCGGTCACAGTGACATGTTCCGCAGCATTCCCAGCGTTGGCCACAGGCGGGATCGTTTTCGGCCTTTACGGCCTATCCTTCATTGGCGGCTGGATCGAACAATTCGGCGCAGTATTTCACAATCAGACGGCTGTCCAGATTGGGATCTTTACAAGTTTGATCATTCCAAGTGAATCATTGTGGAGACGTGCCGCTTTTGAAATGCAAACCCCATTGGCCGGGGTATTGGGAATATCACCTTTTGGGGCAGTATCTGTTCCAAGTGTATTGATGGTGGCATATGCAGGTCTTTACCTTGTCGTCACATTGGTTTTATCCATCCGTATTTTCCAAAAACGCGACCTGTAG
- a CDS encoding 2-dehydropantoate 2-reductase, whose product MKFAIFGTGGVGGYFGGKLAQAGQDVTFIARGKHLASITEAGLKVDSIGGDFLVKPAKATAMPQSVGEVDCVIVSTKAWQLNESIEQLKHLVGERTMILPLLNGVEHVDLLVNAFGRERVLGGMCRISSFVAGPGHITHVAIKPVIVFGELDNEKSERVVALQNIFSAMDGIIVEVPNDIQVAMWEKFVFICSTSGVGAVTRQPFDVFRAVPESRALLKSAITEAVNVGWAKGVMLASDLVDSLMKRIDGLPSMVASMQKDIMEGRPSELDAQTGAVIRLGRVLNVLTPTHEFIYASLLPQEMKARSNKE is encoded by the coding sequence ATGAAATTTGCGATTTTTGGAACGGGTGGGGTTGGCGGTTACTTTGGTGGGAAGCTTGCACAGGCTGGGCAGGATGTAACGTTTATTGCCCGAGGGAAGCATCTGGCGTCCATAACGGAGGCAGGTCTAAAGGTCGATTCGATCGGCGGCGATTTTTTAGTAAAACCTGCAAAGGCGACTGCCATGCCGCAGTCCGTTGGTGAAGTGGATTGTGTCATCGTTTCAACAAAGGCCTGGCAGTTGAACGAATCCATTGAACAGTTGAAACATCTTGTGGGGGAGCGGACGATGATCCTGCCTTTGCTGAACGGAGTCGAACATGTTGACTTACTTGTCAATGCGTTTGGGCGTGAACGCGTACTTGGTGGCATGTGCAGGATCAGTTCGTTTGTTGCCGGGCCGGGTCATATTACGCATGTGGCGATCAAGCCTGTGATCGTTTTTGGAGAGTTGGACAATGAGAAGAGTGAAAGGGTGGTTGCATTGCAGAATATTTTTTCTGCGATGGATGGCATCATTGTGGAAGTTCCGAATGATATTCAAGTTGCGATGTGGGAGAAGTTTGTTTTTATTTGTTCGACGAGTGGTGTGGGCGCAGTGACACGCCAACCGTTCGATGTGTTTCGGGCTGTACCTGAATCGCGCGCGTTGCTCAAATCTGCGATCACTGAGGCTGTGAATGTTGGGTGGGCGAAAGGTGTGATGTTGGCAAGCGACCTTGTAGATTCGTTGATGAAACGCATTGATGGTTTACCGTCCATGGTCGCTTCGATGCAAAAGGATATTATGGAAGGACGGCCATCGGAGTTGGATGCACAAACAGGCGCAGTCATCCGATTGGGGCGTGTACTGAATGTCCTAACCCCAACCCATGAATTTATTTACGCAAGTTTGTTGCCGCAAGAAATGAAGGCAAGGTCAAATAAGGAATGA
- a CDS encoding NADP-dependent malic enzyme codes for MAKFTREDALEYHRLKGKPGKIAIVPTKPMDTQRDLSLAYSPGVAEPVLEIEKDPANAYEYTSKGNLVAVISNGTAILGLGDRGALAGKPVMEGKGVLFKKFADIDVFDIEVNSHDPDEIIKVVAAISPTFGGINLEDIKAPECFYIEEELKKMLDIPVFHDDQHGTAIISSAGLASALEIVGKKHEEIRIVISGAGASAISCAELAIKWGVKRENIMLVDTKGVVYKGRKEGMNKYKDRLAVDDKGHRTLADAVRDADVFYGLSVANVLTPEMVKSMASDPIIFAMANPDPEIKPELAKAARKDVIIATGRSDYANQVNNVLGFPFIFRGALDVRASAINEEMKFAASKALAALAKEDVPDSVIRAYGGESIKFGRDYIIPTPLDPRVLLWEAPAVAEMAMKTGVARKPIDIDEYREQLAFRQGKGEQVRYFFQNKARSSGGTKRVAFAEGEEQKVIRAAYQIQEEGIATPVLIGREEVIQEHITALGLDFKPETIYPRQYQDQERYAKAYYELRNRKGVTINDAAKKVRDANVFGSMMVKLGDADAFVSGLTYDYPDVIRPSLQIHHTDKGAARAAGVYLMIVDDRVYLFTDATVNIDPTAEDLSDIACLAADFAKRLELDPRVAFLSFSNFGSTPHPLSDKVRRAVELTKSRRPDMVVDGEMQADTAIVTDIIEQRYSFSKVKDANVLVFPSLESANIAYKLLARLGNAKAIGPILLGMGAPVHVLQTGDDVNAIVQIAAVAVMDAMGREGK; via the coding sequence ATGGCTAAGTTCACGCGAGAAGATGCGCTGGAATACCATCGTTTGAAAGGCAAGCCCGGCAAGATAGCGATTGTGCCGACCAAGCCGATGGATACGCAAAGAGATTTGAGCCTTGCGTATTCGCCGGGGGTAGCTGAACCAGTGTTGGAGATCGAAAAAGACCCTGCGAATGCCTACGAATATACATCGAAGGGAAATCTGGTGGCTGTGATCTCGAACGGCACAGCGATCTTGGGGCTTGGTGACCGCGGTGCACTAGCGGGCAAGCCTGTGATGGAGGGGAAGGGGGTGTTGTTCAAGAAGTTTGCAGATATTGATGTATTTGATATTGAAGTAAATTCACACGACCCGGATGAGATTATCAAAGTGGTGGCGGCGATCTCGCCGACATTTGGCGGTATTAACCTCGAAGATATCAAAGCTCCTGAATGTTTTTACATCGAAGAAGAATTGAAGAAGATGCTGGATATTCCTGTGTTTCATGATGACCAGCATGGAACAGCGATCATCTCGTCTGCAGGGTTGGCGAGTGCATTGGAAATTGTCGGTAAGAAGCATGAAGAGATCCGTATTGTGATCTCAGGCGCAGGCGCTTCTGCGATCTCGTGCGCGGAACTTGCGATCAAGTGGGGGGTAAAGCGCGAGAACATCATGCTCGTAGATACCAAAGGCGTCGTGTACAAGGGCCGCAAAGAGGGCATGAATAAGTATAAGGATCGCCTTGCAGTGGATGACAAGGGTCATCGCACGCTGGCAGACGCGGTCCGCGATGCAGATGTGTTCTATGGGCTTTCTGTAGCGAATGTATTGACGCCGGAGATGGTCAAGAGCATGGCAAGCGACCCGATCATCTTTGCGATGGCCAACCCCGACCCGGAGATCAAACCTGAATTGGCGAAAGCGGCGCGTAAAGATGTCATCATCGCGACGGGTCGTTCAGATTATGCAAATCAAGTAAACAATGTGTTGGGCTTCCCATTCATTTTCCGTGGCGCATTGGACGTGCGTGCCAGTGCGATCAATGAGGAAATGAAGTTCGCGGCTTCGAAGGCGCTGGCCGCATTGGCAAAAGAAGATGTGCCCGACTCGGTCATTCGTGCGTATGGCGGTGAGAGTATCAAGTTCGGACGTGATTACATTATTCCGACGCCGCTTGACCCGCGTGTGTTATTGTGGGAAGCGCCCGCCGTTGCTGAGATGGCGATGAAGACCGGTGTGGCACGCAAGCCTATTGACATTGATGAGTACCGTGAACAGCTTGCGTTCCGTCAGGGCAAGGGTGAACAAGTCCGTTACTTCTTCCAAAACAAGGCGCGTTCTTCAGGTGGTACGAAGCGTGTCGCTTTTGCGGAAGGTGAGGAGCAGAAGGTCATTCGCGCGGCGTATCAAATTCAGGAAGAAGGCATTGCCACTCCTGTTTTGATCGGGCGCGAAGAGGTCATTCAGGAACATATCACTGCATTGGGCCTCGATTTCAAACCTGAGACCATTTATCCGCGCCAATATCAAGATCAGGAACGATATGCAAAGGCCTATTATGAACTTCGCAATCGCAAAGGCGTGACAATTAATGATGCGGCCAAGAAAGTCCGCGATGCGAATGTATTCGGCTCAATGATGGTCAAGCTCGGCGATGCGGATGCGTTCGTTTCGGGTCTCACCTATGATTATCCCGATGTTATTCGTCCGTCGTTGCAGATCCATCATACGGATAAAGGCGCGGCCCGTGCGGCGGGTGTGTATCTTATGATCGTAGATGACCGTGTGTATCTCTTTACGGATGCGACGGTCAACATTGACCCAACTGCGGAAGATCTCTCTGACATTGCATGTCTCGCGGCGGATTTTGCCAAGCGCCTCGAATTGGACCCGAGGGTTGCGTTCCTGTCATTCTCAAATTTTGGTTCCACGCCTCATCCTCTTTCGGATAAAGTGCGGCGTGCCGTTGAACTGACAAAGTCTCGCCGCCCGGATATGGTTGTGGATGGTGAGATGCAAGCGGATACGGCCATTGTGACCGATATCATTGAGCAACGTTATTCGTTCAGCAAGGTCAAGGATGCGAATGTGTTGGTGTTCCCATCGCTTGAGTCGGCGAATATCGCTTACAAGTTGCTGGCCCGGTTGGGGAACGCCAAAGCAATTGGACCGATCCTGCTTGGAATGGGCGCACCGGTCCATGTATTGCAGACGGGCGATGATGTGAATGCCATAGTGCAGATCGCGGCCGTTGCTGTGATGGATGCGATGGGACGCGAAGGCAAGTAG
- a CDS encoding RecX family transcriptional regulator: MRKITAIEVQKKRSNRVNIYLDGEFAFGLERITAAWLRVGQELEEKKIEQLQAEDARERAFQQALLFLSYRARSESEIRKNLQKHEIPESVIEETIERLRKDGLANDNQFARAWVENRSTFRPRSRRMMAMELRQKGLDDESTKSALEDVNDEALAYEAAQKRAPRFKSLEWNEFRTKLSGFLARRGFSYSVIAPVVTRIWNEAHAEEQHFEEEDLT; this comes from the coding sequence ATGAGAAAAATTACTGCTATTGAAGTGCAAAAGAAACGTTCTAATCGAGTAAATATTTACCTCGATGGGGAATTTGCCTTCGGACTGGAACGCATTACCGCCGCATGGCTCAGAGTTGGTCAGGAGTTGGAAGAAAAGAAAATTGAGCAGTTGCAAGCCGAAGATGCGCGTGAACGGGCGTTCCAACAGGCGTTACTCTTTTTGAGTTACCGCGCCCGCTCCGAATCCGAGATCCGAAAGAATCTGCAAAAACATGAGATTCCCGAATCGGTGATCGAGGAAACCATCGAACGCCTCCGCAAGGATGGGCTTGCCAACGACAATCAATTCGCCCGTGCATGGGTTGAGAATCGAAGCACCTTCCGCCCACGCAGTCGCCGCATGATGGCAATGGAACTTCGTCAAAAAGGACTCGACGATGAGTCAACGAAGTCCGCGCTTGAAGACGTGAATGACGAAGCTCTCGCGTATGAAGCGGCCCAAAAACGGGCACCCAGATTCAAAAGTCTGGAATGGAACGAGTTCAGAACAAAACTATCCGGGTTCCTCGCCCGTCGCGGTTTCTCCTATTCGGTGATCGCACCTGTCGTCACCCGCATTTGGAATGAAGCACACGCCGAGGAACAACATTTTGAAGAAGAGGACCTAACATGA